A single genomic interval of Lacrimispora sphenoides JCM 1415 harbors:
- a CDS encoding Crp/Fnr family transcriptional regulator: MTQRKKDLEFLKTTELFQGMNVGGMEYGMCNLKKGSLVSNRYQGEKSIGIVVTGEITVSSFTPDGKELTLRQIYPKDCFGICTVLTQAEMPNTLQCMCPTTVLYIKKSELLKVLKRDPELMLHIMTIFNKKILFLQKKVEMLNTTSAKARLADYLVSHANSNGVVSLRTGKTGLCSCLGISRATLYRELDNFRISQAIEYTEQKIVIRDVSHLRQFSQCHLDSKAASC, translated from the coding sequence GTGACACAACGGAAAAAGGACCTGGAATTTTTAAAAACCACAGAATTATTCCAGGGAATGAATGTGGGAGGGATGGAGTATGGAATGTGCAATTTAAAAAAAGGCAGCCTGGTCAGCAACCGTTATCAGGGAGAGAAATCCATCGGTATTGTAGTAACCGGCGAGATTACCGTCTCTTCGTTCACCCCGGATGGAAAAGAATTAACCTTGAGACAGATTTACCCGAAAGACTGTTTTGGGATCTGCACGGTTCTTACTCAAGCCGAGATGCCCAACACACTGCAGTGCATGTGCCCCACTACCGTACTGTACATAAAGAAAAGTGAACTTTTAAAGGTGTTAAAGAGGGATCCGGAGCTGATGCTTCATATCATGACGATCTTTAATAAAAAGATACTATTTCTGCAGAAGAAAGTCGAAATGCTTAATACAACCTCTGCCAAAGCCCGGCTAGCTGATTATTTAGTGAGTCATGCCAACAGCAATGGAGTGGTTTCCCTGCGAACGGGAAAGACTGGATTATGTTCCTGTCTGGGAATCAGCCGTGCAACCTTGTATCGGGAACTGGACAACTTCCGCATTTCCCAGGCAATCGAGTATACGGAACAGAAGATTGTAATCAGGGATGTATCTCATTTGAGACAGTTTTCCCAGTGTCATCTTGACTCCAAGGCGGCTTCATGTTAG
- a CDS encoding AAA family ATPase, whose translation MLKIAVYGKGGIGKSTTTSNLTAALSDMGYRVMQIGCDPKADSTQNLTLGKPVKTVLDAIKEKSDHVELSDIVFPGYNGALCVEAGGPTPGIGCAGRGIITAFERLEALNAYEIYKPDIILYDVLGDVVCGGFAMPIRGGYAEHVFVVTSGEKMSLYAAANIVSAVGQFSKRGYARYSGIILNSRNIEKEQELVSEFAEESGGKIVRILPRDGIVQEAEHQKKTVVEAFPDSAMAEEYRTLAKSILEVCGHEN comes from the coding sequence ATGTTAAAGATTGCAGTATATGGGAAGGGAGGAATTGGCAAAAGCACAACCACCTCAAACCTGACAGCAGCCTTGTCTGACATGGGATATCGGGTGATGCAGATCGGCTGTGATCCAAAAGCAGATTCCACTCAGAATCTGACATTGGGAAAACCGGTAAAGACAGTTTTGGATGCAATAAAGGAAAAGTCGGATCATGTGGAGCTTTCAGATATTGTATTTCCTGGTTATAACGGGGCGTTATGCGTGGAAGCAGGAGGACCGACTCCTGGAATTGGCTGCGCGGGGCGCGGTATTATTACCGCTTTTGAACGGTTGGAAGCATTAAATGCTTATGAGATCTACAAGCCGGATATCATACTTTATGATGTTCTTGGTGACGTGGTATGTGGAGGCTTTGCCATGCCCATTCGGGGCGGTTATGCGGAACATGTATTTGTTGTTACTTCGGGTGAGAAGATGTCCCTTTATGCTGCCGCTAATATAGTCAGTGCTGTTGGACAATTTTCAAAGCGGGGATATGCCCGGTATTCCGGTATCATTTTAAACTCAAGAAATATTGAAAAAGAACAGGAACTGGTATCTGAATTTGCAGAGGAAAGCGGCGGGAAGATCGTGCGGATTCTGCCTCGTGACGGAATTGTACAGGAGGCAGAGCATCAGAAGAAAACTGTTGTGGAAGCATTTCCGGACAGTGCCATGGCAGAAGAATACCGTACATTAGCCAAATCGATTCTGGAGGTGTGCGGTCATGAAAACTGA
- a CDS encoding ABC transporter ATP-binding protein, whose product MIFEVKKGCFGYKAGEEILKEITFRLQDGEVLAILGPNGVGKTTLLRNMMGLLKWKSGGSYLDGTCLAEMSVKDVWQTIAYVPQAKASLFSYTVEEMVLLGRSAHIGNFSRPKKVDVEIADEAIRSVGIDYLRGKLVSRISGGELQMVLIARALTAKPRILVLDEPESNLDFRNQLIILDTIRRLADEKNISCIFNTHYPAHALKISDKALILNRSGKSIFGKVDEVVSKEHMEEAFGVKVLINEIEEEGHRFKSVTALALT is encoded by the coding sequence GTGATTTTTGAAGTAAAGAAAGGCTGCTTTGGATATAAGGCAGGGGAAGAAATTTTAAAAGAAATCACATTCCGGCTTCAGGATGGAGAAGTACTGGCTATCCTGGGACCAAACGGCGTAGGCAAAACCACGCTGCTTCGCAATATGATGGGACTGCTGAAATGGAAATCAGGCGGAAGCTATCTGGATGGAACATGTCTGGCGGAAATGTCTGTAAAAGATGTCTGGCAGACAATCGCCTATGTTCCCCAGGCGAAAGCGTCGCTTTTTTCTTATACGGTAGAAGAGATGGTCTTACTGGGACGCAGTGCCCATATCGGAAATTTCAGCCGTCCGAAAAAGGTGGATGTGGAAATTGCCGATGAGGCGATCCGGAGTGTTGGAATTGATTATTTAAGAGGGAAGCTGGTGAGCCGGATCAGCGGCGGAGAGCTTCAGATGGTTTTAATTGCCCGGGCCCTGACTGCAAAACCCCGGATACTGGTGCTGGACGAGCCGGAGAGCAATCTGGATTTTAGAAACCAGCTGATTATTCTGGATACAATCCGCCGCCTTGCGGATGAAAAGAACATATCCTGTATTTTTAATACCCACTACCCGGCACATGCGCTAAAGATATCCGATAAGGCATTGATTTTGAACCGCAGCGGAAAAAGTATATTTGGCAAAGTGGATGAAGTAGTATCGAAAGAACATATGGAAGAGGCATTTGGGGTAAAGGTTCTGATCAATGAAATTGAAGAAGAAGGGCATCGTTTTAAATCCGTAACTGCCCTGGCATTAACCTGA
- a CDS encoding nitrogenase component 1 has translation MMHKLSIQLPPFAPDYSGVCSALFALGGLLVIHDASGCTGNYTGYDEPRWYDSRSLLYCSGLREMDAILGNDEKFIQKIENAANNLKPNFLCFLGSPVPMVIGTDLEGIAAELEERTGIPSIGLATTGLHYYDKGISDAYIAFAKKFFPSPQEVSPSGDSINILGLTPLDFSNNSNAVDLIGELEKRGFTIQADFSMISDFHKVCQAPSAGVNLVVSKSGLGLAEYMKKRYQIPYVTGVPAGEPAADRLAAMLKETMEDKQERVLETAANETSQILMIGEEVLIRSLAFHLQEEMGIRDIQPAVLFGGTQGVYRQASLSLNSESDIRKLVNSGSYHTIIADPLIRQLIREKENVRFIELPHVAVSSKVCWDHAPQLMGKRLSGSLFSFQ, from the coding sequence ATGATGCATAAACTTTCGATACAACTGCCTCCCTTTGCTCCTGATTATTCCGGTGTATGCTCTGCCCTGTTTGCGTTGGGCGGCCTGCTGGTAATTCATGATGCTTCCGGCTGCACGGGGAATTATACCGGTTATGATGAACCCAGATGGTATGATTCCCGCAGCCTGTTGTACTGTTCAGGACTCAGGGAAATGGATGCGATCCTAGGCAATGATGAAAAATTTATACAAAAGATAGAAAATGCCGCAAATAATCTGAAGCCAAACTTTCTTTGCTTTCTTGGAAGTCCGGTTCCTATGGTTATTGGAACGGATCTGGAGGGAATAGCGGCAGAACTGGAAGAGCGTACCGGAATTCCTTCTATCGGACTGGCAACAACCGGTTTGCATTACTACGATAAAGGGATCTCAGATGCTTACATAGCTTTTGCAAAAAAGTTCTTTCCGTCACCGCAGGAGGTCAGCCCGTCAGGGGACAGTATCAATATTCTGGGATTAACACCCCTTGATTTCTCCAACAACAGCAATGCAGTTGACTTGATTGGCGAGCTGGAGAAACGGGGCTTTACCATTCAGGCGGATTTCTCTATGATATCTGATTTCCATAAGGTTTGCCAGGCACCGTCTGCCGGTGTAAACCTGGTGGTGTCAAAGAGCGGTCTTGGCCTGGCAGAATATATGAAAAAACGATATCAAATTCCTTACGTGACAGGGGTTCCGGCCGGGGAGCCGGCGGCGGACCGTTTGGCAGCAATGCTGAAAGAAACAATGGAAGATAAGCAGGAGAGGGTATTGGAAACGGCAGCAAATGAAACGAGTCAGATTCTGATGATCGGTGAAGAGGTTCTGATCCGGTCGCTGGCGTTTCATCTTCAGGAAGAGATGGGAATAAGGGATATTCAGCCGGCGGTTTTATTCGGAGGAACACAAGGAGTGTACCGGCAGGCCAGCCTTTCCTTAAATAGTGAGAGTGATATCAGAAAACTGGTGAACAGTGGAAGTTATCATACCATTATAGCTGATCCGCTGATCCGGCAGTTGATCCGGGAAAAAGAAAATGTGCGATTCATTGAGCTGCCTCATGTGGCGGTTTCCAGCAAGGTATGTTGGGACCATGCACCTCAGCTCATGGGAAAACGATTGAGTGGAAGCTTATTTAGCTTTCAATGA
- a CDS encoding nitrogenase component 1 has protein sequence MKTDCSTLHYTSPAHGGWGVVRLAMLVPESYQLFVCPFACGRHGALGAIGHGLKDRLSYLYIDESDIVTGGYEDLIPEAVAELLETLEKKPKVLMIFVSCLDDLLGTDHESILAVLREQHEDVRFTFCHMNPITLDTDNPPPVNIRRKMYGLLEPLEGKMRQVNLIGNPVQIRPESELFAFLQAMGIHQVNHIAQFETFEAYKQMAAAKWNLVTAPPGVKAAMDMKKRLNIDFELAYTNYREEDILNTYERLMEKLADKENVRFDLEPYQRKARQAVVEAKEAARNRPVFIDDTAVIFPFAAARAFIEAGFHVAGIFARTVGEAEKKHADWIHEHMPEIQIINPIGYDIPSKIGVFPEDGIAIGFEAAYVTRSRHVYGLVNNEGNFGFDGIIRLMQGIVHAVQVEEDLETLIKNYGLVI, from the coding sequence ATGAAAACTGATTGCAGTACGCTTCATTATACATCGCCTGCCCACGGCGGGTGGGGGGTGGTCCGTCTGGCTATGCTAGTTCCGGAAAGTTACCAGCTGTTTGTTTGTCCCTTTGCCTGTGGGAGGCATGGGGCGCTTGGAGCCATCGGACATGGCTTAAAAGACCGGCTCTCCTATTTATACATTGATGAAAGTGATATTGTAACGGGAGGATATGAGGATTTAATTCCAGAAGCGGTGGCAGAACTCCTGGAGACACTGGAGAAAAAACCGAAAGTTCTAATGATTTTTGTCAGCTGCCTGGATGACCTGCTGGGAACAGACCATGAGTCCATACTGGCTGTTTTGCGGGAACAGCATGAAGATGTTCGGTTTACTTTCTGCCATATGAACCCGATTACCCTGGATACGGACAATCCTCCTCCGGTCAATATCCGCCGGAAGATGTACGGTCTCTTGGAACCGTTGGAAGGAAAGATGCGGCAGGTCAATCTCATTGGGAATCCGGTGCAGATCCGGCCGGAATCTGAATTGTTTGCATTTTTGCAGGCGATGGGAATCCATCAGGTCAACCATATTGCACAGTTTGAAACCTTTGAAGCATACAAACAGATGGCGGCTGCCAAATGGAATCTGGTGACAGCCCCGCCGGGAGTGAAGGCGGCCATGGACATGAAGAAACGGCTGAATATTGACTTTGAGTTAGCTTATACTAACTACCGGGAGGAAGATATATTAAATACTTACGAACGGCTGATGGAAAAGCTGGCGGACAAAGAGAATGTCCGGTTTGATCTGGAGCCATACCAAAGAAAGGCAAGACAGGCAGTCGTGGAGGCAAAAGAGGCAGCCCGGAACAGACCGGTCTTTATCGATGATACGGCTGTGATATTTCCTTTTGCGGCAGCCAGGGCATTCATTGAGGCAGGTTTCCATGTGGCTGGAATTTTTGCCCGGACCGTTGGGGAAGCAGAAAAGAAACATGCGGACTGGATCCATGAACATATGCCGGAAATTCAGATTATAAATCCGATCGGCTATGATATTCCTTCAAAGATCGGAGTATTTCCGGAGGATGGCATTGCCATTGGCTTTGAAGCCGCATATGTTACCCGTTCCCGCCATGTGTATGGTCTGGTTAACAATGAAGGGAACTTTGGATTTGACGGTATCATCCGGCTGATGCAGGGAATCGTCCATGCGGTCCAGGTGGAAGAAGACTTGGAAACGCTGATAAAAAATTATGGGTTGGTGATATGA
- a CDS encoding ABC transporter substrate-binding protein: MKKTVTRVLSMALCLAVLSGCTAKSASTETPASAAGEAASAEDKPEAGKEEEPAPAAGETKTIIDQGGNEVVIPVNIERVAIASLWPLPSVYVLYQGSGAKLVGMHPASKSAAEHSLLMKVAPELKDVDTSFIQGGEVNVEELIKLKPDVIFYNANNAKEREVLLKTGIPVVGFSTSIAGFDTVETVNQWVELLGEIFDEPDKVAGITDYGREVAADIEKRLKDVKEEDKPKVMIIYHYKDGVFQTSGNQFFGQYWCDATGAISVSKDIPGSGVDLTMEQIYEWDPDIIYVTNFSPYLPQDFYDNSIEGFDWSPVKAVREHKVYKFPLGMYRWFPPSSDSSLCLYWMAQKNHPEVFADLDLNQTIKDFYLKYYYVELTDEEVEGIFNPPREAADGV, from the coding sequence ATGAAAAAAACAGTAACGCGTGTATTGAGCATGGCTCTGTGCCTGGCTGTATTATCCGGCTGTACGGCTAAGTCAGCTTCCACGGAGACTCCGGCCTCAGCAGCCGGAGAAGCGGCGTCAGCGGAAGACAAACCGGAGGCCGGGAAAGAGGAAGAACCCGCACCGGCAGCCGGCGAGACCAAGACGATCATTGACCAGGGCGGTAATGAGGTGGTCATTCCGGTTAATATTGAGCGTGTGGCGATTGCGTCTTTATGGCCGCTGCCGTCGGTTTATGTATTGTATCAGGGGTCAGGCGCAAAACTGGTGGGCATGCATCCGGCTTCTAAAAGTGCGGCAGAACATTCTTTGTTGATGAAAGTGGCTCCTGAATTAAAGGATGTGGATACTTCCTTTATTCAGGGCGGTGAAGTCAATGTGGAAGAACTCATTAAACTGAAGCCTGATGTGATCTTTTACAATGCCAACAATGCAAAAGAAAGAGAAGTGCTGTTAAAAACCGGTATACCGGTGGTTGGCTTCAGCACTTCCATTGCCGGGTTTGATACGGTGGAAACAGTGAACCAATGGGTCGAACTGTTGGGAGAAATATTTGATGAGCCGGATAAGGTAGCCGGTATTACTGATTACGGACGTGAAGTGGCTGCTGATATTGAAAAACGCTTAAAGGATGTAAAAGAGGAAGATAAACCGAAAGTAATGATTATTTATCATTATAAAGACGGGGTATTCCAGACCTCCGGCAATCAGTTCTTCGGTCAGTACTGGTGCGATGCAACCGGAGCCATCAGCGTATCAAAAGATATTCCCGGGTCAGGCGTGGATCTGACCATGGAACAGATCTATGAGTGGGATCCGGATATTATCTATGTAACAAACTTCAGTCCCTACCTGCCTCAGGATTTTTATGACAACAGCATTGAAGGATTTGACTGGAGTCCGGTTAAGGCCGTACGGGAACATAAAGTTTATAAATTCCCTCTGGGAATGTACCGCTGGTTCCCGCCGTCTTCCGATTCTTCTCTTTGCCTTTATTGGATGGCCCAGAAAAATCACCCGGAAGTTTTTGCGGACCTTGATTTGAACCAGACAATTAAAGACTTTTATCTGAAGTATTATTATGTAGAGCTAACGGATGAAGAGGTGGAAGGCATATTTAATCCTCCCCGTGAAGCAGCAGACGGAGTATAA
- a CDS encoding FecCD family ABC transporter permease — translation MLMKRYGTGTRILLILAPVLTALICLGIGRYSFNLADICKLLYTYAVSGKDAIEPQAYSVVFNIRLPRIILAVLCGAGLAVSGAAFQPLFSNALATPDTLGVAQGACFGAALALLFSDSLLWVQLVALVFGLIAIMLTYSISKVKGQSSTFMIILAGIAVSSLFTSLVSLVKYVADPESQLPTITYWLLGSMAGITYKSLAIGGPLICGGILIIYLLRWRLNILSMSEDEARSMGIDLRKLRIIIILAAALITASCASMCGRIEWVGLLIPHGVRMLFGSNNERVIPASISLGAVFMLVMDTTARAATTAEIPLSILTAVIGAPVFILLLRKTGGGWL, via the coding sequence ATGTTGATGAAACGATATGGAACCGGAACCAGGATCTTACTGATCCTGGCTCCGGTGTTAACGGCCCTGATCTGTCTGGGCATCGGACGCTATTCTTTTAATCTGGCTGACATCTGTAAACTGTTATATACCTATGCGGTTTCCGGAAAAGATGCCATCGAACCTCAGGCATACAGTGTTGTATTCAATATCCGGCTGCCAAGAATCATACTGGCAGTTCTTTGCGGAGCAGGGCTGGCTGTCTCGGGAGCGGCTTTTCAGCCCTTATTTTCCAATGCGCTGGCGACTCCGGATACTCTGGGGGTGGCACAGGGAGCATGTTTTGGTGCGGCACTGGCCCTTTTATTTTCTGACAGTCTTTTATGGGTTCAGCTGGTGGCCCTGGTATTTGGCCTGATTGCGATTATGCTTACTTATTCCATCAGCAAGGTTAAAGGTCAGTCTTCCACGTTTATGATCATTCTGGCGGGAATCGCGGTTTCTTCTCTTTTTACTTCCCTGGTATCCCTGGTTAAATATGTGGCTGATCCGGAATCTCAGCTGCCAACCATTACCTACTGGCTGTTAGGAAGTATGGCCGGAATTACCTACAAGAGTCTGGCTATCGGAGGTCCCTTGATCTGCGGGGGAATTCTGATAATTTACCTGCTTCGCTGGCGGTTGAATATCCTGTCAATGTCTGAGGATGAAGCAAGGTCCATGGGAATTGACTTAAGAAAGCTTCGCATTATTATTATTCTGGCAGCAGCATTGATTACAGCCTCCTGCGCCTCCATGTGCGGACGGATCGAGTGGGTGGGGCTATTGATTCCCCATGGGGTCCGGATGTTATTTGGAAGCAATAACGAACGGGTCATTCCAGCCAGCATCAGTCTGGGCGCAGTATTTATGCTGGTTATGGATACGACTGCCAGGGCTGCAACGACTGCTGAAATTCCCCTGTCGATCCTGACGGCAGTGATCGGAGCCCCGGTATTTATTCTATTGCTGAGAAAGACAGGAGGAGGATGGCTGTGA